A DNA window from Caulobacter mirabilis contains the following coding sequences:
- a CDS encoding helix-turn-helix transcriptional regulator, whose translation MRRAERLFQIIQILRRGRAPVTADALAQELETSKRSIYRDIAALVGQRAPIRGEAGVGYILEDGYDMPPLMLTPDEIEAAVLGAQWVAGRGDPALARAANDLIAKIAEAVPDNLRPMVLEPAGRAPPAWQNAPDNIDMVQVRSAIHGGRKIKLAYNDEQGRPSDRVIWPITVGYMETKRLLIGWCELRKDFRSFRTDRVAEAWFLDDRFPERPGVLRARWRREMDERHAAWRRGES comes from the coding sequence ATGAGACGCGCTGAGAGACTGTTCCAGATCATCCAGATCCTGCGTCGCGGACGTGCGCCGGTCACGGCGGACGCCCTGGCCCAGGAGCTGGAGACGTCGAAACGGTCGATCTACCGCGACATCGCCGCCCTCGTCGGCCAGCGCGCCCCCATCCGGGGCGAGGCGGGCGTGGGCTACATCCTGGAGGACGGCTACGACATGCCGCCGCTGATGCTTACGCCTGACGAGATCGAGGCCGCCGTGCTGGGGGCCCAGTGGGTCGCCGGCCGCGGCGACCCCGCTCTGGCTCGCGCCGCCAACGACCTGATCGCCAAGATCGCCGAGGCCGTGCCCGACAACCTGCGCCCGATGGTGCTCGAGCCCGCGGGCCGGGCGCCGCCCGCCTGGCAGAACGCGCCCGATAATATCGACATGGTCCAGGTGCGCTCGGCGATCCACGGAGGCCGCAAGATCAAGCTGGCCTACAACGACGAACAGGGCCGGCCCAGCGACCGGGTCATCTGGCCGATCACCGTCGGCTATATGGAGACCAAGCGGCTGCTGATCGGCTGGTGCGAGCTGCGCAAGGATTTCCGTAGTTTCCGCACCGATCGCGTAGCCGAGGCCTGGTTCCTGGACGATCGTTTTCCGGAGCGCCCGGGCGTTCTGCGCGCGCGCTGGCGGCGGGAGATGGACGAGCGCCACGCGGCCTGGCGACGCGGCGAGAGCTGA
- a CDS encoding 2-hydroxychromene-2-carboxylate isomerase translates to MTPSVDVFWSFRSPYSYLATPQLVRLREDFDLQIVVRPVLPIAVRIDGFFKRVNPLWPPYLARDIYRLGQMQGVPIRWPRPDPIVMDIASGEVPADQPYIHRLTRLGQAAAEAGRGLEYVAEVGAVIWSGAVDDWHLGDHLARAAERAGLDPGALERAAASEADRLDAQIAANQQALESAGHWGVPTMVFDGEPFFGQDRLDVLRWRLEQRGVSKRRSEAIQAH, encoded by the coding sequence GTGACTCCGAGCGTCGATGTCTTCTGGTCGTTCCGCAGCCCCTATTCCTACCTGGCGACGCCGCAGCTGGTCCGGCTGCGCGAGGATTTCGACCTGCAGATCGTGGTGCGGCCGGTGCTGCCGATCGCCGTGCGGATCGACGGCTTCTTCAAGCGGGTGAACCCGCTCTGGCCGCCTTACCTGGCGCGGGACATCTATCGGCTGGGCCAGATGCAGGGCGTGCCGATCCGCTGGCCTCGTCCCGATCCGATCGTCATGGACATCGCCAGCGGCGAGGTGCCGGCCGATCAGCCCTACATCCATCGCCTGACGCGCCTTGGCCAGGCGGCGGCGGAGGCGGGGCGCGGACTGGAGTACGTCGCCGAGGTTGGAGCGGTGATCTGGTCGGGCGCCGTCGACGACTGGCATCTGGGCGATCACCTCGCCAGGGCGGCCGAGCGGGCGGGCCTGGACCCGGGGGCGTTGGAGCGGGCGGCGGCGTCCGAAGCCGACCGGCTGGACGCCCAGATCGCCGCCAATCAGCAGGCGCTGGAGAGCGCGGGTCACTGGGGGGTTCCGACCATGGTCTTCGACGGGGAACCGTTCTTTGGACAGGATCGTTTGGACGTGCTGCGCTGGCGTCTCGAGCAACGCGGGGTGTCGAAGCGCCGTTCAGAAGCCATTCAGGCGCACTAG
- a CDS encoding beta/gamma crystallin-related protein yields MSNHRIILGAAAIALAVAGAAEAQPSGRERITLYEGPNFTGRSFTADQDISNLPREYNDRAMSVRIVGSWKICENSNYGGRCVDIDRDVSDLRSWGMDRTISSMRNTDSYGGGGGGWNGGGGRPPGGGWGGGSRQPSITFYEGPNFTGRSYYSDQNISNLPREYNDRAMSVRIRGSWRLCENSDYGGRCVDIDRDVSDLRSWGMDRTISSARNTDSYGGGGGGGGGWNGGGGGRPPGGGWRQPTITLYEGPNFSGRSITIDQDYTNLPREYNDRALSLRVQGSWLICQDANYRGQCISVDRDVRDLDRMGLGQAISSLRYEGRDR; encoded by the coding sequence ATGAGCAACCATCGAATCATCCTGGGAGCGGCCGCCATCGCCCTGGCGGTCGCCGGCGCCGCGGAGGCCCAACCGAGCGGCCGGGAGCGGATCACCCTCTATGAAGGCCCCAATTTCACGGGCCGCTCGTTCACGGCCGACCAGGACATTTCGAACCTGCCGCGCGAGTACAACGACCGCGCGATGAGCGTGCGGATCGTCGGCAGCTGGAAGATCTGCGAGAACAGCAACTACGGCGGCCGCTGCGTCGACATCGACCGCGACGTCTCGGATCTGCGGTCCTGGGGCATGGATCGTACGATCAGCTCCATGCGCAACACCGACTCCTACGGCGGTGGCGGCGGCGGCTGGAACGGCGGCGGCGGTCGTCCGCCGGGCGGCGGCTGGGGCGGCGGTTCGCGCCAGCCCAGCATCACCTTCTACGAAGGCCCGAACTTCACCGGCCGGTCCTACTATTCCGACCAGAACATCTCGAACCTGCCGCGCGAGTACAACGACCGCGCCATGAGCGTGCGGATCCGCGGCAGCTGGAGGCTCTGCGAAAACAGCGATTACGGCGGCCGCTGCGTCGACATCGATCGCGACGTCTCGGATCTGCGCTCGTGGGGCATGGATCGCACGATCAGCTCGGCCCGCAACACCGACTCCTACGGTGGCGGTGGCGGTGGCGGCGGCGGCTGGAACGGCGGCGGCGGAGGGCGCCCGCCGGGCGGCGGCTGGCGCCAGCCGACCATCACCCTCTACGAGGGACCCAACTTCTCCGGCCGTTCGATCACCATCGATCAGGACTACACCAACCTGCCGCGCGAATATAACGACCGGGCGCTCAGCCTCCGGGTCCAGGGCAGCTGGCTGATCTGTCAGGATGCGAACTATCGCGGCCAATGCATCTCGGTGGATCGCGATGTCCGCGACTTGGATCGCATGGGACTGGGCCAGGCGATCTCGTCCCTGCGCTACGAAGGGCGCGACCGCTAG
- a CDS encoding class I SAM-dependent methyltransferase: protein MTEPSEQHGVYGAPPREVAETPAGAIRFSPLVPGAADLEAVAPGSMTSMTLLAPPGTIERRYALALALRALAPNGRLTAAAPKDKGGSRLRKDLEAFGCVVNEDGRRHHRICITRRPDAPTGLDEALAEGAPRLSPTLGLWTQPGVFSWDRVDPGSALLLKTLPPLAGAGADLGAGVGVLAHAVLASLKVERLTLIDIDRRAVEAARRNVADPRVDIRWADARQSGLEPGSLDFVVMNPPFHDGGAEDKSLGQAFIRQAASLLRKGGVLWLVANRHLPYEAVLADAFRTATPRADAGGFKVIEAVK, encoded by the coding sequence GTGACCGAACCTTCCGAACAACACGGCGTCTATGGCGCCCCGCCGCGCGAGGTGGCGGAGACGCCGGCCGGCGCGATCCGTTTCTCGCCGCTCGTCCCCGGCGCTGCCGACCTCGAGGCCGTCGCGCCAGGGTCGATGACCAGCATGACCCTGCTCGCGCCTCCAGGGACGATCGAGCGGCGCTACGCCCTGGCCCTGGCCCTGCGCGCGCTGGCGCCGAACGGCCGGCTGACCGCCGCCGCGCCCAAGGACAAGGGCGGCTCGCGGCTGCGCAAGGATCTGGAAGCCTTTGGCTGCGTGGTGAACGAGGACGGTCGCCGCCACCACCGCATCTGCATCACGCGCAGGCCCGACGCACCGACCGGCCTCGATGAGGCTCTGGCCGAAGGCGCGCCGCGCCTGTCGCCGACGCTGGGCCTCTGGACGCAGCCGGGCGTGTTCAGCTGGGATCGCGTCGACCCCGGAAGCGCTCTGCTGCTGAAGACTCTGCCGCCCCTGGCCGGCGCTGGAGCGGATCTGGGCGCCGGCGTCGGCGTCCTGGCCCATGCCGTCCTGGCCTCGCTGAAGGTCGAACGGCTGACCCTGATCGACATAGACCGCCGCGCTGTCGAGGCCGCCCGGCGCAACGTCGCCGACCCGCGCGTCGACATCCGCTGGGCCGATGCTCGCCAGAGCGGCCTGGAGCCCGGCAGCCTGGACTTCGTCGTGATGAACCCGCCGTTCCACGACGGCGGCGCGGAGGACAAGAGCCTGGGACAGGCCTTCATCCGCCAGGCGGCGTCGCTCCTGCGCAAGGGCGGCGTGCTGTGGCTCGTCGCCAACCGCCACCTGCCGTACGAGGCCGTTCTGGCCGACGCCTTCCGAACCGCGACGCCGCGAGCCGACGCGGGCGGGTTCAAGGTCATCGAGGCCGTGAAGTGA
- a CDS encoding pseudouridine synthase: protein MSKTPTIRLDRLLANMGYGSRKEMQALARHGHVLIDGEHVRDAEQRIALTPDLQQRLQIDRKPIDPLPGFCLMLHKPLGVTCSHKESGPLVYDLLPTRWRARDPAISTIGRLDKETSGLLLMTDDGALLHKVISPKHHVAKRYRVTLDRPLRGDEAATFEAGGLMLEGETKPLLPATMEILSPTETFLTLTEGRYHQVRRMFAAMGNHVVALHRDRMGGLVLPDDLPAGDFRILGDEDLKAIFAA, encoded by the coding sequence GTGAGCAAGACGCCCACCATCCGACTGGACCGCCTGCTGGCCAACATGGGCTACGGCTCGCGCAAGGAGATGCAGGCCCTGGCCCGGCACGGCCATGTCCTGATCGACGGTGAACACGTCCGCGACGCCGAGCAGCGCATCGCCCTGACGCCCGACCTCCAGCAGCGCCTGCAGATCGACCGCAAGCCGATCGATCCGCTGCCGGGTTTCTGCCTGATGCTGCACAAGCCGCTGGGCGTGACCTGTTCGCACAAGGAATCGGGGCCGCTGGTCTACGACCTGCTGCCGACCCGTTGGCGCGCGCGGGATCCGGCGATCTCGACCATCGGACGACTGGACAAGGAGACCTCCGGCCTGCTGCTGATGACCGACGATGGCGCCCTGCTGCACAAGGTCATCTCGCCCAAGCACCATGTCGCCAAGCGCTACCGCGTCACCCTCGACCGTCCCCTGCGCGGCGACGAGGCGGCGACCTTCGAGGCCGGCGGCCTGATGCTGGAGGGCGAGACCAAGCCCCTGCTGCCCGCGACGATGGAGATACTGTCGCCGACCGAGACCTTCCTGACGCTCACCGAAGGCCGCTACCATCAAGTGCGCCGGATGTTCGCGGCCATGGGCAACCACGTCGTCGCCCTGCATCGCGACCGGATGGGCGGCCTCGTCCTGCCGGACGACCTGCCGGCGGGCGACTTCCGCATCCTGGGCGACGAGGATCTGAAGGCGATCTTCGCCGCCTAG
- a CDS encoding flavin-containing monooxygenase — translation MAERLPKACIIGAGCSGFTTAKRLKEHGIPYDCFDMSDDIGGNWYYKNPNGLSACYESLHIDTSKWRLAFEDFPVPADWPDFPHHAQLLQYFKDYVAHFGLRETITFNTAVKSARRKVDGLWEVTLSTGETRLYDVLFVCNGHHWSPRIPEYPGEFDGPAFHSHAYCDPFDPIDMRGKNVVVVGMGNSAMDIASELSQRPIAKTLWVSARRGVWVLPKYINGKPADKTAMPHWMPRKLGLSLARKMIKRTLGAMEDYGLPKPDHEPLEAHPSVSGEFLTRAGCGDVKFKPAIKALEGRKVRFADDSVEDVDAIVFATGYDMRFPFFDDPNLLPDADHRLPLFKRMMKPGAPNLFYMALAQPLPTLVNFAEQQSKLVAAYLTGRYMPPPDAEMERIIAKDEETHMAHYYKAKRHTIQVDFGVYVHDLLREIERGGRRAAAAGNRLPVPARAETVKA, via the coding sequence GTGGCCGAGCGTCTGCCGAAGGCCTGCATCATCGGGGCGGGATGCAGCGGGTTCACGACCGCCAAGCGGTTGAAGGAGCACGGAATCCCGTACGACTGCTTCGACATGTCCGACGATATCGGGGGCAACTGGTACTACAAGAACCCCAACGGCCTCTCGGCCTGCTACGAGAGCCTGCACATCGACACCAGCAAATGGCGGCTGGCTTTCGAGGACTTCCCGGTTCCGGCGGACTGGCCCGACTTTCCCCACCACGCTCAGCTGCTGCAGTACTTCAAGGACTACGTCGCGCATTTCGGGCTGCGCGAGACCATCACCTTCAACACCGCCGTGAAGAGCGCCCGGCGCAAGGTCGACGGGCTGTGGGAGGTGACGCTGTCGACGGGGGAGACCCGGCTGTACGACGTGCTGTTCGTCTGCAACGGCCATCACTGGAGCCCGCGAATTCCCGAGTATCCGGGCGAGTTCGACGGGCCGGCGTTCCATAGCCACGCCTACTGCGACCCCTTCGATCCCATCGACATGCGAGGCAAGAACGTCGTGGTCGTCGGCATGGGCAACTCGGCGATGGACATCGCCAGCGAGCTGTCACAGCGGCCGATCGCCAAGACCCTCTGGGTCTCAGCGCGCCGCGGGGTCTGGGTGCTGCCCAAGTACATCAACGGCAAGCCGGCCGATAAAACCGCTATGCCGCACTGGATGCCGCGCAAGCTGGGCCTGAGTCTGGCCCGGAAGATGATCAAGCGGACGTTGGGGGCCATGGAGGACTACGGGCTTCCCAAGCCGGACCACGAGCCGCTGGAAGCCCACCCCTCGGTCAGCGGAGAATTCCTGACCCGGGCCGGCTGCGGCGACGTGAAGTTCAAGCCGGCGATCAAGGCTCTGGAGGGGCGAAAGGTCCGCTTCGCCGACGACAGCGTCGAGGATGTCGACGCTATCGTCTTCGCCACCGGCTACGACATGCGCTTCCCGTTCTTCGACGACCCGAACCTGCTGCCGGACGCCGATCATCGGCTGCCGCTCTTCAAGCGGATGATGAAGCCGGGGGCGCCGAACCTGTTCTACATGGCCCTGGCCCAGCCGCTGCCGACGCTGGTGAACTTCGCCGAGCAGCAGAGCAAGCTGGTCGCCGCCTACCTCACCGGCCGTTACATGCCGCCGCCGGACGCGGAGATGGAGCGGATCATCGCCAAGGACGAGGAGACGCATATGGCGCACTACTACAAGGCCAAGCGCCACACGATCCAGGTCGACTTCGGGGTCTACGTCCACGACCTGCTCAGGGAGATCGAGCGCGGCGGACGGCGCGCTGCGGCGGCGGGAAACCGCCTGCCCGTGCCGGCGCGTGCGGAGACGGTGAAGGCCTAG
- a CDS encoding YidB family protein — translation MALLDQITGALGGQGQDGLSAVLGSLGGESGGLGGLIGKAQELGMGDVVQSWIGKGDNLPISPEQIQAVLGSGVVGQFAEKLGIDPATAATQLSAILPQVIDQLTPDGQAPAAGAGGLGGALGNLVGGGLAGGLGDMLGGLLKR, via the coding sequence ATGGCTTTGTTGGACCAGATCACCGGCGCCCTCGGCGGCCAGGGACAGGATGGATTGAGCGCGGTGCTCGGCTCGCTTGGCGGCGAAAGCGGCGGCCTGGGCGGCCTGATCGGCAAGGCGCAGGAACTGGGCATGGGCGATGTCGTCCAGTCCTGGATCGGCAAGGGCGACAACCTTCCGATCAGCCCGGAACAGATTCAGGCCGTGCTGGGCTCCGGCGTGGTCGGCCAATTCGCCGAGAAGCTCGGCATCGACCCAGCGACCGCCGCGACGCAGCTGTCGGCGATCCTGCCCCAGGTGATCGACCAGCTGACGCCGGACGGCCAGGCTCCGGCGGCGGGCGCGGGCGGCCTGGGCGGCGCGCTCGGCAACCTTGTCGGCGGCGGTCTCGCCGGCGGTCTGGGCGACATGCTCGGCGGCCTGCTGAAGCGCTGA
- a CDS encoding SDR family oxidoreductase, with protein sequence MTFQPDDLMFRPGLMKGERILITGGGTGLGKVMAEACYMLGAEVYICGRRGGVLDEAAQELMAAHPDAGGKVVGIACDIRVPEAIKEMVDTIWADGGALTGLVNNAAGNFISRTEDLSPRGFDAIANIVFRGSFFVTLEIGKRWIEEKRKGSVISILTTWVWNGGPFTVPSAMSKAGLNVMTQSLAVEWGHKGIRFNAIAPGPFPTEGMSARLNPGQQQDAYSDMRGNPLGRVGEMRELANLAVYLLHPLSTYVNGQTIAIDGASYNAGGGNFARLAEWGDDQWQAVKDMIRATNDKDRAQRTV encoded by the coding sequence ATGACCTTCCAGCCTGACGACCTGATGTTCCGCCCCGGCCTGATGAAGGGCGAGCGGATTCTGATCACCGGCGGCGGCACCGGCCTGGGCAAGGTCATGGCCGAGGCCTGCTATATGCTGGGCGCGGAGGTCTACATCTGCGGCCGGCGCGGCGGCGTGCTCGACGAGGCCGCTCAGGAGCTGATGGCGGCCCATCCCGACGCTGGGGGCAAGGTCGTCGGCATCGCCTGCGACATCCGTGTCCCCGAGGCCATCAAGGAGATGGTCGACACGATCTGGGCCGACGGCGGGGCGCTGACCGGTCTGGTCAACAACGCCGCGGGCAATTTCATCAGCCGCACCGAGGACCTGTCGCCGCGCGGCTTCGACGCCATCGCCAACATCGTCTTCCGCGGTTCGTTCTTCGTGACGTTGGAGATCGGCAAGCGCTGGATCGAGGAGAAGCGGAAGGGCTCGGTGATCTCGATCCTGACCACCTGGGTCTGGAACGGCGGCCCGTTCACCGTACCCAGCGCGATGTCCAAGGCGGGTCTGAACGTGATGACCCAGTCGCTGGCCGTCGAATGGGGCCACAAGGGCATCCGCTTCAACGCCATCGCGCCGGGCCCCTTCCCGACCGAGGGGATGAGCGCGCGCCTCAATCCCGGTCAGCAGCAGGACGCCTATTCCGACATGCGCGGCAATCCGCTGGGCCGGGTCGGCGAGATGCGCGAACTGGCCAACCTGGCCGTCTACCTTCTCCATCCGCTTTCGACCTATGTGAACGGCCAGACGATCGCCATCGACGGCGCGTCGTACAACGCCGGCGGAGGCAACTTCGCCCGCCTGGCCGAATGGGGCGACGACCAATGGCAGGCTGTCAAGGACATGATCCGGGCGACCAACGACAAGGATCGCGCCCAGCGGACGGTCTGA
- a CDS encoding lysozyme has translation MNEMKMSREGALELIGHEAVVLTRYLDSKGIWTIGVGHTAAAGKPDPKTYPGAMALEEAIELFRRDLVRYEDGVNTAVTAKVSQTEFDALVSFHFNTGAIARAALTVSINRGDKTTAAEQFMSWRRPPEIVGRRAKEQKLFRDGIYSNGGKARLLPASADGKVQWGAGRTVSLEL, from the coding sequence ATGAATGAGATGAAGATGTCCCGCGAGGGCGCCCTGGAGCTGATCGGCCACGAGGCCGTCGTCCTGACCCGCTATCTGGACAGCAAGGGAATCTGGACCATCGGCGTCGGCCATACCGCCGCCGCGGGCAAGCCGGACCCGAAGACCTATCCCGGCGCAATGGCGTTGGAGGAAGCGATCGAGCTGTTCCGGCGAGATCTGGTCCGTTACGAGGACGGCGTGAACACGGCGGTCACGGCCAAGGTCTCGCAGACCGAGTTCGACGCCCTTGTCTCGTTCCATTTCAATACCGGCGCGATCGCCAGAGCCGCCCTGACCGTCTCGATCAATCGGGGCGACAAGACCACCGCGGCCGAGCAGTTCATGAGCTGGCGCCGGCCGCCGGAGATCGTCGGCCGCCGGGCCAAGGAGCAGAAGCTGTTCCGCGATGGGATCTATTCCAACGGCGGCAAGGCCCGACTTCTGCCGGCCTCGGCCGACGGCAAGGTCCAGTGGGGCGCCGGGCGAACGGTTTCGCTGGAGCTCTAG
- a CDS encoding glutathione S-transferase family protein → MIVLYSAGEGFGLPEVSPYVTKTEVQLRMAGLPYLKEPGMPHLSPKGQLPWIDDHGTLVADSTFIRAHLEKTYGFDLDHGLTPAERGQAWAIERMVENHLGWTGAWARFFIPENFDKGPAHWFDWAPESQRDSLCHDLLEQVQANLKAVGVGRHSNAEIIELGVTSLQALSSMLGDKPYLFGMRPVGVDAIVFATLAQFVNPFFDSELRRRAEGFGNLVSYVDRMMARYYPDFAWKPELKRAA, encoded by the coding sequence ATGATCGTTCTCTACAGCGCCGGCGAAGGCTTCGGCCTTCCGGAAGTCAGTCCCTATGTGACCAAGACCGAGGTCCAGCTGCGCATGGCCGGCCTGCCCTACCTCAAGGAGCCGGGCATGCCGCACCTGTCGCCGAAGGGCCAACTGCCTTGGATCGACGACCACGGAACCCTCGTCGCCGATTCGACCTTCATCCGCGCCCACCTCGAGAAGACCTACGGCTTCGACCTCGACCACGGCCTGACTCCGGCCGAGCGCGGCCAGGCCTGGGCGATCGAGCGGATGGTCGAGAATCACCTGGGATGGACCGGCGCCTGGGCGCGCTTCTTCATCCCCGAGAACTTCGACAAGGGCCCGGCCCATTGGTTCGACTGGGCGCCCGAGTCCCAGCGCGACAGCCTCTGCCATGACCTGCTCGAACAGGTGCAGGCCAACCTGAAGGCCGTCGGCGTCGGCCGTCATTCGAACGCCGAGATCATCGAGCTGGGCGTGACCTCGCTGCAGGCCCTGTCGTCGATGCTGGGCGACAAGCCCTACCTGTTCGGCATGCGGCCGGTCGGGGTCGACGCGATCGTCTTCGCCACCCTCGCCCAGTTCGTGAACCCCTTCTTCGACAGCGAGCTACGCCGTCGGGCCGAGGGCTTCGGCAATCTGGTCAGCTACGTCGACCGGATGATGGCGCGCTACTACCCCGACTTCGCCTGGAAGCCGGAACTGAAGCGGGCGGCCTAG
- a CDS encoding TetR/AcrR family transcriptional regulator translates to MTAAQTRPTTRGERARARPREILAAARELFARKGFETARMDEVAAAVGVTKPAVYRYFPSKDRLIEALLEEDLAEPARAVVRWVDEHPGPISDMVAGFSERVEQLQSTGLTRRYLMLAMDEAGRRPEIAGFIRREVLAPGLVALARAFERAMTRGELAAGNDPLLMARLFYAPFLQTSLGAVGYALPMDDAVERGHYRAFHVAAFLRAFAP, encoded by the coding sequence GTGACCGCAGCGCAGACCAGACCAACCACTCGTGGCGAACGCGCCCGAGCCCGCCCGCGCGAGATTCTGGCCGCCGCGCGCGAGCTGTTCGCCCGCAAAGGTTTCGAGACCGCGCGCATGGACGAGGTCGCGGCGGCGGTAGGCGTCACCAAGCCGGCCGTCTATCGCTACTTCCCCAGCAAGGACCGGCTGATCGAGGCGCTTCTGGAGGAGGACCTGGCCGAACCCGCACGGGCGGTGGTGCGCTGGGTCGACGAGCATCCGGGGCCCATCTCGGACATGGTCGCCGGCTTCTCCGAACGGGTCGAGCAGCTTCAGTCCACCGGCCTGACGCGCCGCTACCTGATGCTGGCGATGGACGAGGCCGGCCGCCGGCCGGAGATCGCCGGCTTCATCCGGCGCGAGGTGCTGGCGCCCGGACTGGTCGCCCTGGCGCGGGCGTTCGAGCGGGCGATGACGCGTGGCGAACTGGCGGCCGGCAACGATCCCCTGCTGATGGCCCGGCTGTTCTACGCCCCGTTCCTGCAGACCTCGCTGGGCGCGGTCGGCTACGCCCTGCCCATGGATGACGCGGTGGAGCGCGGCCATTATCGCGCCTTCCACGTTGCGGCCTTCCTGCGCGCGTTCGCGCCCTAG
- the greA gene encoding transcription elongation factor GreA yields the protein MSVAFTKEEDYEATAADLPDRPISPHPNLVTPEGLAAIEAELAAARAAYAAAQTGDVKDDRTAMARATRDLRYWSARRGSAQLVEPVSADGAVRFGGQVTVEREDGRRQTWRIVGEDEADPARGSVSYVSPLAQAVLGRSVGDLATVAGNELEIVEIG from the coding sequence ATGAGCGTCGCCTTCACCAAGGAAGAGGACTACGAGGCCACCGCGGCGGACCTGCCGGATCGGCCGATCTCGCCGCACCCGAACCTGGTCACGCCGGAGGGGCTGGCGGCCATCGAAGCCGAGTTGGCGGCCGCGCGCGCCGCCTATGCCGCGGCCCAGACCGGCGACGTGAAAGACGACCGGACCGCCATGGCCCGGGCGACCCGGGATCTGCGCTACTGGTCGGCTCGCCGCGGCAGCGCCCAGCTGGTCGAGCCGGTTTCCGCCGACGGCGCCGTCCGCTTCGGCGGCCAGGTGACGGTCGAGCGCGAGGACGGCCGCCGCCAGACCTGGCGCATCGTCGGAGAGGACGAGGCCGATCCCGCCCGGGGCAGCGTCAGCTACGTCTCGCCCCTGGCCCAGGCCGTGCTCGGCAGGAGCGTCGGCGATCTGGCGACGGTGGCCGGCAATGAGCTGGAGATCGTCGAGATCGGGTGA
- a CDS encoding DUF72 domain-containing protein codes for MSASGQIRTGCGGWTFEPWRGVFYPDTLKQKDELNYMSRRLRSIEINGTYYSSFKPDSWRKWRDETPDGFVFAVKGSRFTTNRRVLAEAGESIEKFMTQGMTELGAKLGPVFWQFAPTKKFDPDDFGAFLALLPRTVDGVKIRHAVEVRHDSFCTPAFPALLREHGVANIYAKHQTYPEIADVTADFVYARLQTGSDDVETAYAPAELKAWADRLQTWAGGGDPDDLPRVDPGHAPAKAPRDVFAYIIHEGKVRAPHGAEALQKLADQ; via the coding sequence ATGAGCGCATCAGGCCAGATCCGCACCGGCTGCGGCGGCTGGACGTTCGAGCCCTGGCGCGGGGTGTTCTATCCCGACACGCTGAAGCAGAAGGACGAGCTCAACTACATGAGCCGCCGGCTGCGCAGCATCGAGATCAACGGCACCTACTATTCCAGTTTCAAGCCGGACAGCTGGCGCAAATGGCGGGACGAGACGCCGGACGGCTTCGTCTTCGCGGTGAAGGGCAGCCGGTTCACGACCAACCGTCGGGTGCTGGCCGAGGCGGGCGAGAGCATCGAGAAGTTCATGACCCAGGGCATGACCGAGCTCGGCGCCAAGCTGGGGCCGGTGTTCTGGCAGTTCGCCCCGACCAAGAAGTTCGACCCGGACGACTTCGGCGCCTTCCTGGCCCTGCTGCCCAGGACCGTCGACGGGGTGAAGATCCGCCACGCGGTCGAGGTGCGGCACGACAGCTTCTGTACGCCCGCCTTTCCGGCGCTGCTGCGCGAGCACGGCGTCGCCAACATCTACGCCAAGCACCAGACCTATCCGGAGATCGCCGACGTCACGGCCGACTTCGTCTACGCCCGGCTGCAGACCGGCTCGGACGATGTGGAGACGGCCTATGCGCCGGCGGAGCTGAAGGCCTGGGCCGATCGGCTGCAGACCTGGGCCGGGGGCGGGGACCCGGACGACCTGCCGCGGGTTGATCCTGGTCATGCGCCGGCGAAGGCCCCGCGAGACGTGTTCGCCTACATCATCCACGAGGGGAAGGTGCGCGCGCCCCATGGTGCGGAGGCGCTGCAGAAACTGGCGGATCAATAG